CGACGCGTTAACCCGACGCGATTATTTCACCGGTGGACGCTAATGAGCAAGTTTATTGCCATATTTCTACGCCATTCAGGagcacgtttttgttttgttcgtttgacattttttgttttgttctctttGATGGCTTTCGGCGTGCGTTTTATTGCCTTTTTCGCTACGTTTTACATCGTTGTTTGTTTATAGTGTTTTGAGGCATCATTTTggtgttgtttcattttacttcAATGTTTTATTACCGCTGCTTCGGTTGCTTCTAGAACAGGCCGCACCTAACGCTTTGAGCGTTTCATTATTCTAACACGTTCGCGAAGCGTTTCCCTAACAAGCGCGATTTAATCGCTTCTTGCTTAATCGTTAACAAATAAGTAAATTCCACTCTGTCGCCCCCTGAGCCCCCCTCCCAGGAATCATGAGCCGGATCCTTGCGTCCATTATTCATgcgttttgttctttttcctaGCGTCATACGCGCCGCAAACCAAGGGCAAGGTGAAACCGGAAACCGGTTGAACTTTCGATGGTAGAGCAAATATTGACAGGATCAAGCGGACGGGCGCACATTTGGCAACCCCTGCGCGCGGTTCCTCTTTCcttattcccttttttcgctctctctctctctctctctctctctctttcgcttttcagTGCCATACCGTGAAGTCATCGTCACGTGTCGGCGCTGTATCCCATTTCAAACGAATCCTGCAATTGTCGGCCTACGCTCCAGGACCATTCCCTGCagctcttcttctctctcccCCACATTCTCCCCTCCTCGCCGCCGGTGCCAAGGAACGCatgcaaaattaattgatttcctATCCCCCTGTGCTGGCGAcgcgatgggaagaaaaaaggagaaccGTTCGAAAGGACCACCAGAAAGCACCAGGAGGGCGCGTTTCCACGCTCCCAGTGTGGGAATGCACgtggctgtgtgcgcgtgGGCCACACCACCGCCACACAATAAACGGTGTGAACAATTTATTAATCGCAATCAAGTGGCCCTacaaaattgtttttcgattttcgagCACCGACCTGCCGCCATCCTTAAAATGGGCTGCCCTCTTTTGGGACCAAAACAGAACTCAataacaccaacacacacgcacgccgtTTGAgagtgaattgtttttttttttgcgttcatttttttttcccatctactcccgggaaaaggacgaaactgTTTGGTGAGAAATGGGAAAGGAAGCTGCACGCCGTTGGCGTGCGTGAGTGCATCAAGTGCAGTTACCGGAGTATGGTCAAGCCCGTACGCTTCGTCCTTTGGCTTTAAGGGTTTCCCCGAGTTTGGAAACGTTGTGCTTCGAAGGACGAAACACGTTTGGCCACTCGACACGCCTCCTGATGCATATTTGACGGCAAACAGTTTAATCAAGAACGGGCTTGTGTTTTGCAAACCACTGCACCATGGGAACCGTAATTCGACACTCCAGCAGCGATTTTCCGGCATACGATGGGGGGGGGACAGACCCATTTTTactgtgtttgattttcccatGCTTTGAAATAAAAGCTCACTAATTGCAGTCAACAGCACAGCGTAATTAGcgttctcttctctctctcgttgtagggcctgcttgttgatggttttaatttaattagcaGCGTTCGATTGGGAGCAGATCTTGAGCCGGGATTCGAACCGGAAACCTTCCGTGGGTCATGCGAGCGTCATAGACGCTGCGCCACGGGCAGAAGGCATGAAGTGTGGATGAAATTTGGAACCTTTTTAAAACGTGTTAATGATGCAACCGTACGATAGGTGAGTGTTGCTGTGAAATGGTGCTTAACCGAAACATATTCATTATCGGAGGTAAAGCAAATGTGCACTTTTAACGCTTCTCGAGCGCTTGAATGGGGTGTTGTATTTCTTATCAAGTGTCGCTGCTAAAATCACCGACAGAGCGCGTTGAAGTACTgctaaaacaattcaattcgGTCGACGTTTATCTACACGGGCTTCCAcgaacggggtttttttttgcacttctcCAACAGACTTCTAGCAGACTCCCTATCTCCTTACATACTCAACGCTTGTACCTCGTTAAGGAAACAACCGGCGTCGTAACGGGTTGCCGTTTAGCAAAACACTGTGATGCAAACAAgcggtgtagaaaaaaaaaactcaaaccaCTTCCCGTTCGCTCGACGAGAAACTTTTCAATTCCACACCACGCGCCGGACCGTCAGTTGTCGGTTGGCGTGATTTGTGGCGAtattatgcaaatgatgcgCTTCAGCGAGTTGCACTTGCACCGGGAGGGATTAGAATGCACATCCTGGCGAGAAGCCGAGATGTTACGAGCTGAAAGGGTGCCCTTTCGGAGTTGAATGAACTACTTCGCAGCTCCAAACGCGTGACAAATCTCCACCTTTTCATTCCACGCGAGTGCATTTGAGGAAGTTTTCCTTCGAAGGGAGTTACATTTTGCTTCCAATATTCGTACGGATGACATGCGGCTGTAACattcgcaaaaaaagaaactctcGGTGTGTAGAAAAACCTAACATCGGGTGGTCTAATTTGGTTTAGCGACGTGTCAGGGTGCCGAAACCGATGTTAGCGTTACTCTCCCGCTGTCAATCACGGCGCCATTGCTTCCGGCACGCGTCGGCATCGTAAAGCGACGATAGCTGCGCTGTATCAAAACACATGTAAGTCGACGAACCAGCCGCAGCACTACCGATTAGGCGCACGGTTGGCTTTTACGAGCACACACGGCACATGTGGTGGACGCGCAGATAGCGGCTATCTCCGGGAGGGTTGTCGTAAAAAAGGCACCCGCGCGGATACGTGTTCGCGTAATTTAATTAACCCCTAGCAGTCGTCACCATCATCGTGCCCAAGAGGCCGATTTGGACCTTCAGCGGTCGACATATACTCCACCAACAAACGTCAAGTGTCAAGTGTCAAGTGTTGCAACCTGTCACACGTGGTGACGGTACCCGAGAGCGGATGCTCACAAATCTCAGCCTGATCCATTGTGGGATGTTCCCAAACAGCGCCCGCGCGTCACTTCTGGTCCTCCTTCAACAAACCTCCCTCCACCGGGCCGAGCATATGGGCCAGTTAAACAGATCAACCAAACCCTGCGTGCGTCGGGTGTCGACTTCTAATCCCGTTCCGACCCCTTTCCGGAACAGTTTGGCGTTCGAAAGTGGTCGGTGAGCTCGCGCGGGCATTAGCGGGGATtaacaatttaaattatttcagcTTATTGAATGTCATAACTGTCAGGGACGAAGGAGTCACCCATCACCCGGGCGACCGAGCGCCGATCGGGggttggtttgaaattgaatcaaacAATTGGCAAGAACTAATTTGCATCACAATTGCCGCCGTTCGAAAAAAACAGGGAGGAAACGAAGCACCAACCCGTATCGAATGAGATCCGGCAAACAAGATCCATGGCCGCACCGATAGGGAGCGGGCGATGGTTTTGGGCcgcggttttccacccgactgTCCAGAGGTGGTTGTGTTTCTTTGCGCGTCAGGACGAGAGATAAAAATCGCCCTCCGTGCGCAGGATCCCCGGAAACCTGCCGGAGAAAGTAACGCCGCGTGGTGACACCCAGGGTGCCTACCTTTCGGGCGCAAGCGTCCAGCGTGTCGTTCGGTGGATTCGCCGTGATTTCACCGTTCACTGGCCCACGACCCAAGCGCCCTAGCCCCTGCTGCGTGTTATTACTTATAATTTACGAATTTTCACAATTTATTGACACTATTATAAACATAATTTGCATAGATTTGCATGCTAATAGTTCGAACGCAGGTCCCGAAACGCTTGACACCCGTCGGGCCGGAAGAGATGCGAATGCAAAGCGCAACAAGAGCACCTAAAGACGAGCAGATGaatgaggggaaaaaaacgcgctgtgtaaaataaaaaaaaggcagccaaGCACACCGAACGCAGGGGAACGTCGATTTTCCCCCTAGCGAGGGATTGCGAAAAAATGTCGGCTCggcgacccttgcgcaacccaaATCAGATCATTATATTACTGTACATTTCCATCAGGCGATCTAGGAGCGTAATTTAACAGGTTGACAGACATTTGAAGACGGCAAGTTGGTGGAATTGTTTCTTTCGGTTCGCCGCATCAAGGGAGCGAAGCGAACCCCTCGTCAGGTTCACTTTTGGTGTTCAATAATTTTACGTTCGTCGGCAGTGCGAACAGttgtttaatgaaaaaaaaaaggatgtttgtGCAGCAACCTTCCCCTGGATTTGGTGCTATGGCGAATAGCTAACAACGCCGTGACAGATAAGAGGCTAGCGGGCTGTTGAGTGCAATTATGTAGCTCCCCTGATCCAGACAAAATTCGGATGTGGTGTAAAAGCTGGACGCGGATATTAAAAGTATCGTTTTTAATCTACTTGTTGCATAGTAAAGTGATGAACGAAAAATATGGCAGCGAATCGACACCCTATGGATCTTACTTCTATAGGCAGCACCTTAACTTAAGTACCACTGGAACTATCTGGAACAACGGCAACTCACGAAAACTGGTCGCTCATTCTATCTTCGGCGGCCGCCTTCCTTAGACGCTTCCTAAGGCTTTTGTGGGTCTTGCGTTTGGACGATTTCCCACTCGAAATCGTCATGCGCTTTCCGAGCTGCTCCTTGCGCTCCAACATGGCCATTATTTTGCGCATTTCCACCCGAAGCTCCTGCAGTTCCCGATGAACGTCTCCACGCTGAGACATATCCATGCGCCGCCCAACAGGCAACACCGAAGCCCCACGTTGCTGTCGTGCAGATGCCTTGTTCAGCAGGGGTTCCATTACCGGTTCCATGGTCGGTGTACTGGTTGGGGTAGCGCTCACAGCAGTCATGCCGATCATTGGCTGGCGTTTCTCGATGATGGCGAGTGCCTCAGTTAGAATGGACTGGTCCAAGCGCATGAACATCGTGAGTCGGAAGCACCTCAAGTTGACGATCACATCCGACCAATCGCCGGTAGGCAGCCAAGGAAACTTGCTGAAGGTTTGCGTGAcaactttcgctttttttgatCGCCCGCCGGGCTTAGCAGCCTGAGTCTGAGCGGTAGCTGGCGTtgatttcgtttccgtttctcGCTTGTGGACCTCGATCTTGCGGAACTCCTTCGTCTTGACGTTAATACGGCAGTAATGCTCAGTAAAGAACGGCTTCGGTAAGCAGCCCTGCAGCCAGGCAGGGTAAACGTCTGCCATACCTCGCTCGTACCGCTCTAACAACATCACTTTCTTCCCGATGCTGATCAGCTCCGACTCATCTCGAATAGCGGCGATGTCGCTAACTGCCAAACCGTTGATCAAGTTGAGGATGACAATCGGTGCGAAGAACAGGAACACAACGAACAGCAGCACCTTGCCGCCGGTGAAATCGATGGCAGCTGCCTCAAACTCGCCCGTCGTCATCACGAGCGTCTTGACGGTAGCGTTCCATAACGTGTGGAAGTGGTTAAAGTACGCCTCCTCACACCCATCACCATGACACGCATTCCGATCATCAACCTCAGCTGGTGACTCATTGTACGTGAGGTGAAACGCGTAAATGAACGAGCAGATCAGGGGCAAAAAGAGCAGAAAGCTCTTGAGGAAGTTCTGTGACACCGTCTTGAACATGTACATCATCGTCGCCAGGCTGTTCGACTGCAGTGAACCGAGTAGAAAGGTGAGCTGCATGGCTAAGCTGATTACGGTGAACGACGACACCAACCCATTGCAGCCGTTCACCAGCACCGCACTCATTGCGACGACATTCACGAGATCAAGCACATTATCGAACGACAGGTACGACTTGCGCAGGAACAGCAGCTGCAGTAGTTCCCGGACGAGCACGAACACCGCTCCGAGAGCGCTGAATCCTCGCAACCACTCGTTGGGACCGGAACTCGAGCAGGCTGTCAGTGAGAAGCTACCGAAGAAGATAATCGTCAGCGCAGTTAGCACGAGATTGAGATAGTTCCAGTGACAGAGCCGTGTCCACTTCACCATGATGAACGTGTAAATGACCGGGTGAATCAACAACCGCTTCAACTCCTTCGAGTGTGCGATCTGGCGTAACACCGTCATCTCGGTGATAGTGCGAGTGAACCGTCGTGGCTTTGTGCGAACGGCTCCAGCACGCTGTACCAGCTGCCAAGTGCTATCCTTCGGACTAGCTGGACCAGCCTGCGCCCATTTGCTCGGTTTTGGAGGCTCAAAGCCATTGAGGTTAAAGCGCAACACATTGCGATCTTCCGCCGATCGCTCGACGTCCACCTCGATGCAGTGATCGAGGTACGACTTCCAGAACGCGTACGTACCGTAATCGAGCGGTGTAAGGTTGTCTCGGTTCCGCTGGCCTAAGAAGGCGTAGGGCTGCTTGAGCAGCGTCAACGCTACGGAATCGAAACCATACTTGAGTGCTAGGTGTAGCGGGGTGTTGCCGGAATTGTCCGTTTTCGTCATGTGAATTGTGTGCTGAGAGGCGAGATACTCTGCACAGGCTAACAACGCGTTTCGATCCTCAATACGCCGCTTGTAATCATACGCCCTGGTAAGCGTGAGTGCCAGCAGTGGGTCGTCGTTTAGCATCACTAAATCCGAGATCTTCGATACCAGTAACTGAACGATTGACAGGTCAGCCATAAGGCACGCTTTTTTCAGCAACCCTTTCAGCTCAACACGGTGCTTCAGGATCAAGCATTTCTGCCGCTCGATCTGTCCTGGCCGTCCATCGTTGGACACTCCTCGACAGAGCCGACGAGGTACTTCGTTCATCTTAAAGATGTACTGATCAGCTTTCTTTAGGATCTGCAACACACAGTCGGGTAGCCGTTGATCGAGGGCCGTATGCAGCAGCAGTCTAATCACCTTCTTCGTGTTGCTATCGTCGATTTCAAAGCAAGCCATTTTTGAGATAAAGTTTTCTTGATCCTTGAAGCGCAGGAAAATCTCGAGTAGCTCCTCGGTTAGTCGCACGTCCACGTTGCTGTTGTAGAAGCCGACCATCCGTTTATTGTGTTCTTTGGTACTGCTAACCGCTAGAGCACCCCGAGCCAGACGGACGCAATCTTCCACAAACGTCCTCGTCTTGTCATCGGACTCGCAGTGTTTGAGTAGCAGCTCAAAGGGAAGCTTAAGCTGTAGGCTACAAATGTTGAAGTCTGCGCCGGCCTGCAGTAGACGCGTTATCAATGCCTGTATCCGCTGGAGGAGGTCGTCGGGCCGATCAGACCTCGGGGTTTTGGGCAGGCAGGAATCGTACCGCTCGCACAGTACGGCCAGAGCCGTTTGTTTGAAGCTGTTGCGAAGGTTGACGTCGGTGGCAGGTCGTGCGAGCAACCACTCGAGCAAGTCCCCATTCAGCTGGTTGATAGCGTAGTGGATAGGAGCGTTGGAGACCTGCCTGTCCGGGCGTTGCGCGCTGTACCGCGGTTCGATACACTGcagagcaaagcaaaaaccggagagtgtgtgcgtgagagCACGATTCAACCGAACCGGTAGACTCACCATTGACAGTTCTTCGCCGGTACCTCGTTCTCTGCATGGAAACGCTCGATGTACCGCTCCAAATAGGGCTGAAGCGTGACACTGTTCTCGAGCATCTTCACCAGCACAGGTTGTTGATGCGCGTAGTACAGGAAACTCTTGGGTTCCGGGATCGTGGTGGCGATGTCCCACAGCTTCATCTCCTCTACTAGCTCCTCTAACCGGCGCAGCCGATCATCGTTCAACAGCTGTTCGAACTGGGACAGACTCTCATCGGTTGGAGGCGTCACGAGCAAGGTGGCCGTAAATTCTTCCACGAACGTGATCTACAAGAGACAACGCAACATGCGCCAAAATAAGAGCGCTCTGTCAAGTATCCAAGAGAAGATCACTCTCACGCCACTGGTTTTTTGTGCACAAATACGAACCTGTAACATTTTGCGCTCGTTACGCATTGCACGCCGGGTGTCTTCCAGCTCCATCGGCAGCAATGTCTCACCTGTTGAAGTAAAGAAAACGTGCTTCAATAAATGTACCTCAACTGAAGCGCTTTATTCACCTTTCGACATGTTGAGGGTCGCGAAATACACGCACCCAAGCTGATCAACAGTATCACTCGAACTGGCGTGAGAATTTATGCCGACCCAATGGTGTCAGCTTCCACTTCACTTTCAAGTCCCCCCAatttattctctctctttctttttaaCTGTGGGGGTTTTGTAGGTGGTCTCGCTTACCCTCTAGAGGCTCCCCACCACAGCTGACCAGCGAAACACGCAACGTTAAACAGCACcgagaaatagagagaaagagagagagagagagtcaagCCTACACAAACGCTCACTGAGAGCGGGGCACGATCAAGTTCGACGTGGAAAGAATTCCCGGTCTCGTAATCGGAGCGTCCGCTGGCGCTCAAGATAATGGGGAACAACGTCAGACGAAACACCAGCAAACTCCCCACATGGTTCGTCCGGCAAACGTCGAAAACGCGAGAAGATCTACATGATGATCCCCGAATGGATCACCAGCATCGCTCTCTAGACGTTGAGCGTCAGAGCCATAGCGCTCTCTCGAAACCTGAGGAACCTCATCGAGGAGAGTGACTCTCAGATCCGGTTGTTTCGCCAAAACGTCACACGCGGCGTATCTATGGCGTCAGACGATAACTCCCGCGGGGTCTCCTAACCGGTCTTTCCATTCTAAAATTAACAACCCGCGCTGTTTCACTCACCCCAAGGTCAGGGTGCGATGGAGCTGAATGAAGCGAACATGATAGGTGTTTGAATCGATTAGTGTAAGGCGTCGTACGTTTAAGTTTGAACTAACGTCTTCTTATCAGCTACTTGAGTCACGCACACGCTAGATACAACAGACATGCTACGTTATCTGTTTGCTGATGTAGTTTATTTAATCCAATCCATTCGTCACAGTTTAAACAAAGCATTAGCACGCTCCCGAGTACACAGCAACTGCGGTTTCCGATACGTTTGATTTCTACTTCTGCGGACTGGCGCATGACGTGTATGCAAATAATGCAAAATCGAGTGAAACATCTGAGCTGTGATCGCTAACACGCAACTTCTGGGTAGCACATTTTGGACACCAGTTTTACGTGCGTAGATCCAACATGGTCACCGGAGGCCACAAATGGGCCAACCCAGGTTTTAACCGGTCAAACGGCGTAATTTCCCGCGGGGTTGCCTGTGTTTATGACTCCGAGCTCGATTCGCGACGCCGTTTAGCAACCCATTCGCAGGCCTGGCCGTAATCATCATTAGCGCAGTGACGCTGCCGAGCCGCGTTTATGGGGCCCTTTTCTTTGCGCGGGCCCACCAGGAAAAGGgctggagcgaaaaaaaggttaataataaaataaaataaatatattactCCGACACgcgcaaccgaaccggtcTCATCAGCGTTTCGATTGTCCTGCCGGTGGTCGTTGGcgttgcttccgttttttacgatttcattttggcattttttttttcgttacctCTTTTTCCCCGATGGTCACCGCCACGcggggcgcttttccgggcggGGCGTTTTCCACCTCCTTCCCTCCCCAATCCGTCACCAAGTGcagggagttttcttttcttcgccgcgt
This genomic interval from Anopheles nili chromosome X, idAnoNiliSN_F5_01, whole genome shotgun sequence contains the following:
- the LOC128728594 gene encoding uncharacterized protein LOC128728594 produces the protein MSKGETLLPMELEDTRRAMRNERKMLQITFVEEFTATLLVTPPTDESLSQFEQLLNDDRLRRLEELVEEMKLWDIATTIPEPKSFLYYAHQQPVLVKMLENSVTLQPYLERYIERFHAENECIEPRYSAQRPDRQVSNAPIHYAINQLNGDLLEWLLARPATDVNLRNSFKQTALAVLCERYDSCLPKTPRSDRPDDLLQRIQALITRLLQAGADFNICSLQLKLPFELLLKHCESDDKTRTFVEDCVRLARGALAVSSTKEHNKRMVGFYNSNVDVRLTEELLEIFLRFKDQENFISKMACFEIDDSNTKKVIRLLLHTALDQRLPDCVLQILKKADQYIFKMNEVPRRLCRGVSNDGRPGQIERQKCLILKHRVELKGLLKKACLMADLSIVQLLVSKISDLVMLNDDPLLALTLTRAYDYKRRIEDRNALLACAEYLASQHTIHMTKTDNSGNTPLHLALKYGFDSVALTLLKQPYAFLGQRNRDNLTPLDYGTYAFWKSYLDHCIEVDVERSAEDRNVLRFNLNGFEPPKPSKWAQAGPASPKDSTWQLVQRAGAVRTKPRRFTRTITEMTVLRQIAHSKELKRLLIHPVIYTFIMVKWTRLCHWNYLNLVLTALTIIFFGSFSLTACSSSGPNEWLRGFSALGAVFVLVRELLQLLFLRKSYLSFDNVLDLVNVVAMSAVLVNGCNGLVSSFTVISLAMQLTFLLGSLQSNSLATMMYMFKTVSQNFLKSFLLFLPLICSFIYAFHLTYNESPAEVDDRNACHGDGCEEAYFNHFHTLWNATVKTLVMTTGEFEAAAIDFTGGKVLLFVVFLFFAPIVILNLINGLAVSDIAAIRDESELISIGKKVMLLERYERGMADVYPAWLQGCLPKPFFTEHYCRINVKTKEFRKIEVHKRETETKSTPATAQTQAAKPGGRSKKAKVVTQTFSKFPWLPTGDWSDVIVNLRCFRLTMFMRLDQSILTEALAIIEKRQPMIGMTAVSATPTSTPTMEPVMEPLLNKASARQQRGASVLPVGRRMDMSQRGDVHRELQELRVEMRKIMAMLERKEQLGKRMTISSGKSSKRKTHKSLRKRLRKAAAEDRMSDQFS